In the genome of Coregonus clupeaformis isolate EN_2021a chromosome 1, ASM2061545v1, whole genome shotgun sequence, one region contains:
- the LOC121548937 gene encoding glucose-6-phosphatase catalytic subunit 1, whose product MEAVMDAFQGYGVSATNYLQTNYKDAQGLFLWVSWAADLRNTFFIFFPLWFHLRESVGIKLIWVAVIGDWLNLVFKWILFGERPYWWVHETPYYSNTTAPHIEQYPMTCETGPGSPSGHAMGAAGVYYTLVTSILTITLTKKKTRSSTKGLYLRGTLWTFFWAVQVCVCLSRVFIAAHFPHQVICGVITGIMVAEVFSRVQWIYGASLKKYFYTTVFLLSFAVGFYVLLKALGVDLLWTLEKAQKWCVRPEWVHMDSTPFASLLRNMGTLFGLGLGVHSPLYTESKKNSSTPYRVGCIVTSLLLLHLFDSFKPPTHTAALFYLLSFCKSATVPLATVSIIPYCVSGALSSVQSKKDL is encoded by the exons ATGGAGGCGGTCATGGATGCCTTTCAGGGCTATGGGGTGAGCGCCACTAATTACCTCCAGACCAACTATAAGGATGCCCAGGGTTTGTTCCTGTGGGTGTCCTGGGCTGCTGATCTCAGGAACACCTTCTTCATCTTCTTCCCCCTCTGGTTCCACTTGCGGGAGTCGGTGGGTATCAAACTCATCTGGGTGGCAGTGATCGGAGACTGGCTCAACCTGGTCTTCAAGTG GATTCTGTTTGGCGAGAGGCCGTATTGGTGGGTCCATGAAACACCTTACTACAGCAATACCACTGCACCTCACATTGAACAATACCCCATGACCTGTGAGACTGGCCCAG GCAGTCCCTCTGGCCACGCTATGGGAGCCGCAGGCGTCTACTATACTCTGGTCACCTCCATCCTAACCATCACACTGACCAAGAAGAAGACGAGATCTTCCACCAAGGGCCT GTATCTGCGGGGCACTCTGTGGACATTCTTCTGGGCAGTccaggtgtgtgtctgtctctccagaGTCTTCATTGCTGCCCACTTCCCCCACCAAGTCATCTGTGGAGTCATCACAG GTATCATGGTGGCTGAGGTCTTCTCCAGAGTGCAGTGGATCTACGGAGCCAGTCTGAAGAAGTACTTCTACACCACCGTCTTCCTGCTCTCCTTCGCTGTGGGCTTCTACGTGCTGCTGAAAGCTCTGGGCGTAGACCTGCTGTGGACCCTGGAGAAAGCCCAGAAGTGGTGTGTGAGGCCTGAGTGGGTCCACATGGACTCCACTCCCTTCGCCAGCCTCCTGCGCAACATGGGCACCCTGTTTGGCCTGGGCCTGGGCGTGCATTCACCCCTCTACACTGAGAGCAAGAAGAACAGCAGCACCCCCTACAGGGTGGGATGTATCGTTACCTCGCTGCtcctgctgcacctctttgactcCTTCAAGCCCCCTACACACACCGCCGCCCTCTTCTACCTGCTGTCTTTCTGTAAGAGCGCCACTGTCCCCCTGGCAACCGTGAGCATCATCCCCTACTGCGTGTCTGGAGCTTTGAGCAGCGTACAGAGCAAGAAGGATCTGTGA